From Drosophila yakuba strain Tai18E2 chromosome 2L, Prin_Dyak_Tai18E2_2.1, whole genome shotgun sequence, one genomic window encodes:
- the LOC6529022 gene encoding protein UXT, with the protein MQINPKIHTEAQIKNEQDANQARISQIEEFINDVLKEDLRQLEKCIGQFNEEIMEYVQLKNTLQTFDSHLTDGYKTQVNIGSNVFMQARVRKMDSILVNVGKNVYLEMSIPEAERFSDTRVKILTKQSDVLREESVKKRAQIKMALIAISERAKLIQQDENK; encoded by the exons atgcaaataaatccaAAAATCCACACAGAAgcgcaaataaaaaacga GCAGGATGCAAATCAGGCGCGCATCTCCCAAATTGAGGAGTTCATCAACGATGTGCTGAAAGAGGACCTCAGACAGCTGGAAAAGTGCATCGGACAGTTCAACGAGGAGATCATGGAATATGTGCAGCTGAAAAACACCCTCCAGACCTTCGACAGCCACCTAACAGATGGCTACAAAACGCAAGTCAATATCGGCAGCAACGTATTCATGCAAGCTCGCGTCCGGAAAATGGACAGCATTCTGGTCAATGTGGGCAAGAATGTGTACCTGGAGATGAGCATTCCGGAGGCAGAACGCTTCAGCGACACCCGCGTCAAGATCTTGACCAAGCAATCCGATGTCCTGCGCGAAGAAAGCGTCAAGAAAAGGGCCCAAATCAAAATGGCACTAATAGCAATCAGCGAAAGAGCCAAACTAATTCAGCAGGATGAGAACAAGTAG
- the LOC6529023 gene encoding DNA polymerase delta subunit 3, with protein sequence MSLKKALDDCMIDFDRCVLVTDLLEEYKLSYKEVNDVLDAYIKDQHDIKFEKRFLVHGKRKKQGSDSGDDLYSVVVEGKVQDWLAKVQDAESQLYSVKIAGGTKVPAAIFKPMQHLEVKLARVEQRPGAGKRVPSANGVALSNGVKSEPIKSEPSKSVVKLEPSKSSLKSETSKPGAEKSAGAKGKSSPENQKTSPKDQVSKSKPAVVKKGSINSFFTAAASKPKDVKETPSKPASGTMDNFFKKQPAGAKNSSPENEDKSKKEAKEALEKTAISPTKKPSRANTSMQLFNEESAESSDEEEKLDKLRRKVIESDNESDPEKPSSSKRRRISDSEDEEQPPKKTADEEVISMDEKMDTEPASETYLDEDGFVITQRKPTKAQQVKKMVSPKAASPVNKKKSPPTTAKVGKDAPKTKQAGIMNFFSKK encoded by the coding sequence ATGTCGCTTAAAAAGGCTCTCGACGATTGTATGATTGATTTCGACCGCTGTGTGCTGGTCACCGATCTTCTGGAGGAGTACAAGCTGTCCTACAAGGAGGTGAACGATGTGCTGGATGCCTACATCAAAGATCAACACGACATTAAATTCGAGAAGAGATTTCTGGTCCATGGCAAGCGCAAGAAGCAAGGATCCGATTCCGGGGATGATCTGTACTCTGTAGTGGTGGAGGGCAAGGTGCAGGATTGGCTGGCAAAAGTGCAGGATGCGGAGTCCCAACTTTATAGTGTGAAAATTGCCGGGGGCACTAAAGTGCCGGCCGCGATTTTCAAGCCTATGCAGCATTTGGAGGTGAAGTTGGCCAGGGTGGAGCAGCGTCCTGGAGCGGGAAAGAGAGTGCCCAGTGCAAATGGAGTGGCCCTCAGCAATGGAGTGAAGTCCGAACCTATTAAATCGGAGCCATCAAAGTCTGTGGTTAAGTTAGAACCTTCAAAATCGTCACTTAAATCAGAGACATCAAAGCCAGGAGCAGAAAAGTCAGCAGGCGCCAAGGGCAAGTCCTCTCCGGAGAACCAGAAGACCTCGCCCAAGGATCAGGTCTCTAAATCCAAGCCTGCAGTGGTTAAAAAGGGTAGCATTAATAGCTTCTTCACAGCGGCGGCTAGCAAACCAAAGGATGTCAAGGAAACGCCCAGCAAACCGGCTTCCGGCACCATGGACAACTTTTTTAAGAAGCAACCTGCAGGAGCAAAGAACTCGTCACCGGAAAATGAAGATAAATCCAAGAAAGAGGCTAAGGAAGCCTTAGAGAAGACGGCCATCAGTCCCACCAAAAAGCCTTCAAGGGCAAACACCTCCATGCAACTGTTTAACGAGGAGAGCGCTGAATCCTCTGACGAGGAGGAAAAGTTGGACAAGCTTCGGCGAAAGGTTATCGAATCGGACAACGAATCCGATCCGGAGAAGCCCTCGTCCTCCAAGCGGCGACGAATCAGCGACTCTGAGGACGAGGAGCAGCCACCCAAGAAGACCGCCGATGAAGAAGTCATCTCGATGGACGAGAAAATGGATACGGAACCGGCAAGTGAAACCTATCTGGACGAAGATGGTTTCGTTATCACGCAAAGAAAACCGACAAAAGCCCAGCAAGTCAAGAAAATGGTTTCCCCAAAGGCTGCATCCCCCGTcaacaaaaagaaatcacCTCCTACAACCGCCAAAGTTGGAAAAGATgcgccaaaaaccaaacaagcCGGCATCATGAACTTTTTTTCCAAGAAGTAA
- the LOC6529024 gene encoding uncharacterized protein LOC6529024 isoform X2 — MASSTSSARGNNKAATTNTTTATATATAPVSTASSAAVSGSGATSAAAPASAPPAVTLSELIGQQLKHLNSDELLHKDELQLLLLITPVQRQKLSRNLEDGDLEASTSAAPLSRPENGEEDDDLIGAVGGLGISSPTMTKEPVLDFRPHVLKWFQHLRHQTGHFKSEEESRRLREAGNDSYRKERHPLKASDLFTEAIFLAPARNTLAAALAHANRSLVLFDCGLYAESYDDCLCALDLGYPEEYLPLIKLRQAACALKLRNFALCEEHLHELLHIELNQVFEARTHELWHQCEVLKVERFEMAVQTGDDLDTNDSKAFEIAWLDNSSSLHTTRAVAKNALIFESEAVAMVPSGNCRVCDYCGITQFIPFPCIYCSNRLVVYCSRKCRFKHAAIHAVECFGHQIELFESFGEVFGMPRLLQLAFRMLITGLPELLGHCRKKPTLSKLWSAINGGMQERQDIAYSAVLRLERLKEERPTDTVIALALTAHILSIYLSKCTTFFDQLEKSLPTASRMSSAEWELLCAALLMRHIGQLRHRSLTACRSFVLPADPHVFSPLNEFQLWAAPMRLQEGHLHLLAGEVAVVSYSVYPDTLNLCRHSCSSTICAKFSGRKVTALALLDLPAGSGIYNCFAGGNFQQLPREERTKQLVESGIKCHCNACQLTHSDDQFHKFHRYRCDNPNCMEIFTPNPLPHAPSLRWWLSEEYTQPEFNGADLIMCPHCGEYQKLEWFWAFSTSLIDCELIEERCKLYAAIERAENQLMDLHECKVDLARLLLEQCLMVHRAHASLLVAHLSRFLIHHFIEFKQIMQISQVIYLRLKL; from the exons ATGGCCTCCTCCACATCTTCTGCGCGTGGGAACAACAAAGCagccaccaccaacaccaccacagccacagccaccgccaccgctcCCGTCTCTACCGCCTCGTCTGCTGCCGTTTCCGGTTCCGGTGCCACCTCCGCGGCTGCTCCTGCCTCCGCTCCGCCAGCTGTGACCCTAAGCGAACTGATTGGGCAGCAGCTCAAGCACCTGAACTCCGATGAGCTGCTGCACAAAGAcgagctgcagctgctcctgctcatAACGCCTGTGCAACGCCAGAAATTGAGCCGCAACCTGGAGGATGGAGATCTGGAAGCCAGCACGTCGGCGGCGCCACTTTCGCGTCCCGAAAACGGCGAGGAGGATGACGACCTGATTGGGGCGGTGGGTGGACTGGGTATTTCGTCCCCAACTATGACCAAGGAGCCGGTGCTGGATTTTAG GCCACACGTACTCAAATGGTTTCAACATCTGCGCCACCAAACGGGCCACTTCAAGTCGGAGGAGGAGTCTCGTCGTCTGCGGGAGGCTGGAAACGATTCATACCGCAAGGAGCGGCATCCGCTCAAGGCCAGCGATCTCTTCACGGAAGCCATTTTCCTGGCCCCGGCCCGGAACACGCTAGCAGCCGCCCTGGCCCACGCCAATCGCTCCCTGGTCCTCTTCGATTGCGGTCTATACGCG GAATCCTACGACGACTGCCTGTGCGCCCTGGATCTGGGCTATCCGGAGGAGTACTTGCCATTGATTAAGCTGCGCCAAGCCGCCTGTGCCTTAAAACTGCGTAACTTTGCGCTCTGTGAGGAGCATCTGCACGAGCTCCTGCATATTGAACTGAACCAGGTGTTCGAAGCGAGGACCCATGAGCTCTGGCACCAGTGCGAGGTGCTCAAGGTGGAGCGCTTCGAGATGGCCGTACAGACGGGCGATGATCTGGATACCAACGATTCGAAAGCCTTTGAAAT agCCTGGTTGGACAACTCCTCGTCCCTGCACACAACCAGAGCGGTGGCCAAGAACGCGCTTATTTTCGAATCGGAAGCGGTGGCCATGGTCCCGAGTGGCAATTGCCGGGTCTGCGACTACTGCGGAATCACTCAGTTTATTCCCTTTCCCTGCATTTACTGCTCCAACCGCCTGGTGGTCTATTGTTCCCGAAAGTGCCGCTTCAAGCATGCGGCGATACATGCGGTGGAGTGCTTTGGCCACCAGATCGAGCTGTTCGAGTCCTTTGGCGAGGTTTTTGGAATGCCGCGACTCCTTCAGCTGGCCTTCAGGATGCTGATCACAGGACTGCCGGAACTGTTGGGCCATTGCCGAAAGAAACCGACGCTCAGCAAGCTTTGGTCGGCCATCAATGGGGGAATGCAGGAGCGACAGGACATCGCCTACAGTGCGGTGCTGCGATTGGAGCGCTTAAAGGAGGAGCGACCCACGGACACGGTGATCGCATTGGCCCTGACCGCCCACATCCTGTCCATTTACCTGAGCAAGTGCACCACGTTCTTCGACCAGCTGGAGAAGAGTCTGCCTACGGCCTCTCGGATGTCGAGTGCCGAATGGGAGCTGCTGTGTGCCGCTCTACTGATGCGTCACATTGGCCAGCTGCGCCACAGATCGCTCACTGCCTGCCGATCCTTCGTCCTGCCCGCTGATCCGCACGTCTTCTCGCCGCTCAACGAATTCCAACTATGGGCTGCTCCCATGCGCCTCCAGGAGGGCCACCTGCATCTGCTGGCCGGCGAGGTCGCTGTCGTGTCGTACTCTGTCTACCCGGATACTCTGAACTTGTGCCGCCACAGTTGTTCCTCCACGATCTGCGCCAAGTTCTCCGGCCGCAAGGTTACCGCGCTGGCCCTTTTGGATCTGCCGGCGGGCTCCGGCATATACAACTGCTTCGCCGGAGGTAACTTTCAGCAATTACCCCGGGAGGAGCGCACAAAACAGCTCGTGGAGAGCGGCATCAAGTGTCACTGCAACGCCTGCCAGCTTACGCACTCGGATGATCAGTTC CATAAGTTTCATCGCTACCGTTGTGATAACCCAAACTGTATGGAGATCTTCACACCCAACCCTCTGCCCCATGCTCCAAGTCTGCGGTGGTGGCTCTCCGAGGAGTACACCCAGCCGGAGTTCAATGGCGCCGACCTGATCATGTGTCCCCATTGCGGCGAGTACCAGAAACTGGAGTGGTTCTGGGCCTTCTCCACGTCGCTTATCGATTGTGAACTAATCGAGGAGAGGTGCAAACTGTACGCGGCCATCGAGCGGGCCGAGAACCAACTAATGGATCTGCACGAGTGCAAGGTGGATCTGGCCAGGCTGCTTCTGGAGCAGTGCCTCATGGTGCACCGCG CTCACGCTTCCCTCTTGGTTGCGCACCTTTCCCGCTTCTTGATCCAccattttattgaatttaaacaGATTATGCAGATATCTCAAGTTATCTATTTGCGATTAAAGCTCTAA
- the LOC6529024 gene encoding uncharacterized protein LOC6529024 isoform X1, with protein sequence MASSTSSARGNNKAATTNTTTATATATAPVSTASSAAVSGSGATSAAAPASAPPAVTLSELIGQQLKHLNSDELLHKDELQLLLLITPVQRQKLSRNLEDGDLEASTSAAPLSRPENGEEDDDLIGAVGGLGISSPTMTKEPVLDFRPHVLKWFQHLRHQTGHFKSEEESRRLREAGNDSYRKERHPLKASDLFTEAIFLAPARNTLAAALAHANRSLVLFDCGLYAESYDDCLCALDLGYPEEYLPLIKLRQAACALKLRNFALCEEHLHELLHIELNQVFEARTHELWHQCEVLKVERFEMAVQTGDDLDTNDSKAFEIAWLDNSSSLHTTRAVAKNALIFESEAVAMVPSGNCRVCDYCGITQFIPFPCIYCSNRLVVYCSRKCRFKHAAIHAVECFGHQIELFESFGEVFGMPRLLQLAFRMLITGLPELLGHCRKKPTLSKLWSAINGGMQERQDIAYSAVLRLERLKEERPTDTVIALALTAHILSIYLSKCTTFFDQLEKSLPTASRMSSAEWELLCAALLMRHIGQLRHRSLTACRSFVLPADPHVFSPLNEFQLWAAPMRLQEGHLHLLAGEVAVVSYSVYPDTLNLCRHSCSSTICAKFSGRKVTALALLDLPAGSGIYNCFAGGNFQQLPREERTKQLVESGIKCHCNACQLTHSDDQFHKFHRYRCDNPNCMEIFTPNPLPHAPSLRWWLSEEYTQPEFNGADLIMCPHCGEYQKLEWFWAFSTSLIDCELIEERCKLYAAIERAENQLMDLHECKVDLARLLLEQCLMVHREGATVLDDWEFNKLGSILRSVLPSVMAQYGGQSIEYVKYFSYFWDVMALSNYKCNDRELMQMLNALEFIADEFKDIFINYYEDYIAPKFAEESYGSVVDTQV encoded by the exons ATGGCCTCCTCCACATCTTCTGCGCGTGGGAACAACAAAGCagccaccaccaacaccaccacagccacagccaccgccaccgctcCCGTCTCTACCGCCTCGTCTGCTGCCGTTTCCGGTTCCGGTGCCACCTCCGCGGCTGCTCCTGCCTCCGCTCCGCCAGCTGTGACCCTAAGCGAACTGATTGGGCAGCAGCTCAAGCACCTGAACTCCGATGAGCTGCTGCACAAAGAcgagctgcagctgctcctgctcatAACGCCTGTGCAACGCCAGAAATTGAGCCGCAACCTGGAGGATGGAGATCTGGAAGCCAGCACGTCGGCGGCGCCACTTTCGCGTCCCGAAAACGGCGAGGAGGATGACGACCTGATTGGGGCGGTGGGTGGACTGGGTATTTCGTCCCCAACTATGACCAAGGAGCCGGTGCTGGATTTTAG GCCACACGTACTCAAATGGTTTCAACATCTGCGCCACCAAACGGGCCACTTCAAGTCGGAGGAGGAGTCTCGTCGTCTGCGGGAGGCTGGAAACGATTCATACCGCAAGGAGCGGCATCCGCTCAAGGCCAGCGATCTCTTCACGGAAGCCATTTTCCTGGCCCCGGCCCGGAACACGCTAGCAGCCGCCCTGGCCCACGCCAATCGCTCCCTGGTCCTCTTCGATTGCGGTCTATACGCG GAATCCTACGACGACTGCCTGTGCGCCCTGGATCTGGGCTATCCGGAGGAGTACTTGCCATTGATTAAGCTGCGCCAAGCCGCCTGTGCCTTAAAACTGCGTAACTTTGCGCTCTGTGAGGAGCATCTGCACGAGCTCCTGCATATTGAACTGAACCAGGTGTTCGAAGCGAGGACCCATGAGCTCTGGCACCAGTGCGAGGTGCTCAAGGTGGAGCGCTTCGAGATGGCCGTACAGACGGGCGATGATCTGGATACCAACGATTCGAAAGCCTTTGAAAT agCCTGGTTGGACAACTCCTCGTCCCTGCACACAACCAGAGCGGTGGCCAAGAACGCGCTTATTTTCGAATCGGAAGCGGTGGCCATGGTCCCGAGTGGCAATTGCCGGGTCTGCGACTACTGCGGAATCACTCAGTTTATTCCCTTTCCCTGCATTTACTGCTCCAACCGCCTGGTGGTCTATTGTTCCCGAAAGTGCCGCTTCAAGCATGCGGCGATACATGCGGTGGAGTGCTTTGGCCACCAGATCGAGCTGTTCGAGTCCTTTGGCGAGGTTTTTGGAATGCCGCGACTCCTTCAGCTGGCCTTCAGGATGCTGATCACAGGACTGCCGGAACTGTTGGGCCATTGCCGAAAGAAACCGACGCTCAGCAAGCTTTGGTCGGCCATCAATGGGGGAATGCAGGAGCGACAGGACATCGCCTACAGTGCGGTGCTGCGATTGGAGCGCTTAAAGGAGGAGCGACCCACGGACACGGTGATCGCATTGGCCCTGACCGCCCACATCCTGTCCATTTACCTGAGCAAGTGCACCACGTTCTTCGACCAGCTGGAGAAGAGTCTGCCTACGGCCTCTCGGATGTCGAGTGCCGAATGGGAGCTGCTGTGTGCCGCTCTACTGATGCGTCACATTGGCCAGCTGCGCCACAGATCGCTCACTGCCTGCCGATCCTTCGTCCTGCCCGCTGATCCGCACGTCTTCTCGCCGCTCAACGAATTCCAACTATGGGCTGCTCCCATGCGCCTCCAGGAGGGCCACCTGCATCTGCTGGCCGGCGAGGTCGCTGTCGTGTCGTACTCTGTCTACCCGGATACTCTGAACTTGTGCCGCCACAGTTGTTCCTCCACGATCTGCGCCAAGTTCTCCGGCCGCAAGGTTACCGCGCTGGCCCTTTTGGATCTGCCGGCGGGCTCCGGCATATACAACTGCTTCGCCGGAGGTAACTTTCAGCAATTACCCCGGGAGGAGCGCACAAAACAGCTCGTGGAGAGCGGCATCAAGTGTCACTGCAACGCCTGCCAGCTTACGCACTCGGATGATCAGTTC CATAAGTTTCATCGCTACCGTTGTGATAACCCAAACTGTATGGAGATCTTCACACCCAACCCTCTGCCCCATGCTCCAAGTCTGCGGTGGTGGCTCTCCGAGGAGTACACCCAGCCGGAGTTCAATGGCGCCGACCTGATCATGTGTCCCCATTGCGGCGAGTACCAGAAACTGGAGTGGTTCTGGGCCTTCTCCACGTCGCTTATCGATTGTGAACTAATCGAGGAGAGGTGCAAACTGTACGCGGCCATCGAGCGGGCCGAGAACCAACTAATGGATCTGCACGAGTGCAAGGTGGATCTGGCCAGGCTGCTTCTGGAGCAGTGCCTCATGGTGCACCGCG AGGGGGCCACAGTCCTGGACGACTGGGAGTTCAACAAACTGGGGTCCATCCTGCGATCCGTGCTGCCCAGCGTGATGGCACAGTACGGCGGACAGTCGATCGAGTACGTGAAGTACTTCTCCTACTTCTGGGACGTGATGGCGCTGAGCAACTACAAGTGCAACGATCGGGAGCTGATGCAAATGCTAAATGCTTTGGAGTTCATAGCCGACGAGTTCAAGGATATATTCATCAACTACTACGAGGATTATATTGCGCCCAAATTTGCTGAAGAGTCCTATGGCAGTGTCGTAGATACGCAAGTTTAG